In Mammaliicoccus sp. Marseille-Q6498, the genomic stretch ACTGCTATTTCAGTATAACCTTTTTCCTCTAAAAAATCATAAGCATCTAAGCAATCTTTAAACCATACGTATGGACTTGATTCTAATATTTCTTCAGGAGGTCTTCCATGTCCTTCATAATGTGGTGCGTATGATGTGTATCCTTTTTTCTGTAAATAACGTCCTAATTGTCTAACGTCTGATGAATTACCAGTAAATCCATGTAAAAGTAGTACCGCTCTTTTACCTTCTTCAAAAAAGAAAGGCTTAGGTAATTGAATTCTCATGATTGACCATCCTTTTACTTAATATACTACTATTGTATCGTTTTTTTAATTGTAAACAAATAAAAAAGTCCGACATTACAGTCGGACCACTACATTTTAAAGTAAGTAATTGCTAACATTAATAAGAAAAATAAAATTGATAAAATAATCGTAATTCTGTGTAATACTAAATCTATACCACGTTGTTTTTGTTTTCCAAATAATTGTTCTGCTCCGCCACTAATTGCACCTGATAATCCAGTACTTTTACCTTCTTGAAGTAACACGACGGTAATCAATGCAATACAAACGATGATTAATAAGACGATTAAAAATGTATGCATGGACTCTGTCCTCCTGTCTATTATAACAGTAGCATTATAGCATAATTACATGTTGCACTCAAGTTTCCACTAAATATATTCAATTGAAATGCCTAGACCTTTTAACATTTCAAAATAAGTAGGACATGTTTTCGAAACACATGACGGATCTAGCAATGTAATACCGTCAACTCTCGTACCTATTAAACTTAATGACATCGCAACACGATGATCATCAAAAGTATCTAAAGTAGTAGCTGTAATCTGTCCTGGTGTGATTGTCCATCCATCTTGATGTTCCACAACAGTGATTCCAAGCTTTGTAAGACTTTCTGTTAAAGCTGAAACACGATTACACTCATGATATCGTATATGCTCAATTCCTGTTATTGTAATTGGACCGTCCGCAAATGCAGCAAGTGTTCCGATTGTTAATGCTTGGTCAGAACAAGCATTCATATCGATCGTTAAATCACCTTTTAATTGTTTAGGACCAGAAATCACAACATAATCTTCACCTTTTTCAACAGTGGCACCCATTTTTTCAAGAATGTCGACAACTTCTAAATCTGGCTGATGACTATTTAAATTTAAATGATTAATTTTTATTGTAGATTGATTTAAAGCAGCTAAAGCCATAAAGTAACATGCTGTTGATAAATCAGCTTCTAAAGGTAATTCAACCGGTTGATACTCTCCTTGCTCAACTCGCATATGTTTATAATCTTCAGATACATCGACTTTAATACCAAACTGTTCCATCATTTCAATCGTGATGTCGACGTATGCACTTTGAACAATGTCAGTTGTTAATGCAATTTCAGTCGGACGATTGAATAACGGTGCAGCCATCAATAAACCACTAATAAATTGGCTAGATTGATTACCCGCAATGGATACTTTCCCACCAGTTTGAGGCGTACCTTTAATCGTGACAGGTAATTGGCCCTCTTCTTCTAGATAAGTCACTTCAACACCTAATTGAATAAGCGCGTCATGCAAAGTTTTATGCGGTCTTACTGCTAATTGTTCAGTTGATGTTATCGTAATCTCACTCTTCTCTTGTGTACCAAGAATTCCTGGTAAAAATCGAGCAGTCGTACCTGCTGAACCAATAAAGACTTGTTGCTTCTCCGGTAACTTCGAAATATCTATCCCAGTCACATCAATAGAATCGCCATTAACTTCAAATATAGCACCTAATTTTTTTAAAGTTTCCATGCACCAATATGTATCATCACTCTTTAAATAACCCGATAACTTTGAAGTACCTTTACTAAAACCAGCCAAAATAAAAGCACGGTTAGTTACACTTTTACTTCCGGGAATGACAACCTCTTTATTAAAAGATTGATTGATTGGATGGAGCGTTAACTGTTCCACGCCATCTAGACTAGACCATGGTGATTTAGCACTTTTTAAATTTAACGTCATCAATGATCCTCCTAAAAATTTAATTCTCTATATTATAGCTTATTTTATAAGGGAATGAAACGATAAAATGACGATAGTTTAAAGCGCTAAAGTGTATAGAAGTATTGTAGAGATGTGACGGTAGTTCTAATGTCACATCTCTACTCCAATACAAAAATCCCCGAGGAATGCGCATTCCTCGGGGATTTATAAGTTAAAACTATTTTATGCTCAATTATTTTGATAAGTTATAGAAAGCTTTGATGCCTTCGAATTTAGCTGTTTCGAATAATTCGTCTTCGATACGTAATAATTGATTGTATTTAGCGATACGGTCAGTTCTTGATAATGAACCAGTTTTAATTTGACCAGCGTTAGTTGCTACTGCGATATCAGAGATAGTTGTATCTTCTGTTTCACCTGAACGGTGAGATACTACTGCAGTGTAACCAGCTTTTTGAGCCATTTCAATTGCTTCAAATGTTTCTGTTAAAGTACCGATTTGGTTAACTTTAATTAAGATTGAGTTACCGATACCTTTTTCGATACCTTCAGATAATTTTTCAGTGTTAGTAACGAATAAATCGTCACCTACTAATTGAACGCGGTCTCCGATACGGTCAGTAAGGATTTTCCATCCGTCCCAATCGTTTTCGTCCATACCATCTTCAATTGTGATGATTGGGTATTTGTCTACTAATTTTTCTAAAAAGTCTACTTGTTCTTGTGAAGAAAGTTTAGCACCATTTTCGCCTTCGAATTTAGCATAGTTATATACGCCATCTTCGTAAAATTCAGATGCTGCACAGTCAAATCCTAAGAATACATCTTTACCTGGTTCTAAACCAACAGCTTTAATAGCTTCTAAGATCGTTTCAACGCCATCTTCAGTACCTTCGAATTTAGGAGCGAATCCACCTTCGTCACCTACTGCTGTAACTAATCCACGAGATTTTAAGATTTTAGCTAAGTTATGGAAGATTTCTGCTCCCCAACGTAAAGCTTCTTTGAATGATTCAGCACCTACTGGTAAAATCATGAACTCTTGGAACGCGATTGGTGCGTCTGAGTGAGATCCACCATTAACGATGTTCATCATTGGTACTGGTAATTGAACGCCATTGAATCCACCAAGATATTTGTATAATGGTTGACCTAAGAAGTCAGCTGCTGCACGAGCTACTGCGATTGAAACACCAAGAATAGCGTTTGCACCGAATTTAGCTTTGTTAGGTGTACCATCTAAAGCGATCATTAATTTGTCGATAGAAACTTGTTCTAATACTGAGAATTCACCTTCAAGAAGTTCAGGTGCAATAATTTCGTTTACGTTCTCAACAGCTTTAAGAACACCTTTACCTAAGTAACGGTCTTTGTCGCCGTCACGTAATTCTACTGCTTCATATTCGCCTGTTGAAGCGCCTGATGGTACTAATGCTCTACCAAAAGCACCACTTTCTGTTAATACTTCTACCTCTACTGTTGGGTTACCACGTGAATCTAATACTTCGCGTGCATAAATATCTGTAATAATTGGCATAATTAAAACTCCTTTAACTTTTTAGTTGATTATTATTTAATTAATGATTCACCAGTCATATCTTCTGGTTGTTCTACTCCAAGTAAGTCAATAAGTGTTGGTGCTAAATCTGCTAAGCGTCCACCACTTCTTACTTCTACCCCTTCTTTTGTAACAATAACAGGAACAGGGTTTGTTGTATGAGTTGTCATTGGAGATTCGCTATCTGTTAATACTTCATCAGAGTTACCATGGTCAGCTGTAATAATCGCTGTACCATTCATTGATAAAATTTTATCTACGACTTCTCCTAAACATTCATCGACTGCTTCAATTGCTTTGATAGTAGGTTCAAGCATACCACTATGACCTACCATATCAGGATTAGCAAAGTTCAAGATAATTAAATCTAAATCACCTTTATCTAATTCACCAATTAATGCGTCTTTCACTTCATAAGCGCTCATTTCAGGTTTTAAATCATATGTTGCTACTTTTGGTGAGTCAACTAGAACACGTCTTTCACCATCGAATTCCGCATGTGATCCGCCACTCATGAAATATGTTACATGAGGGAATTTTTCAGTTTCAGCAATTCTTAATTGTTTTAAATTATTTTTAGCTGCTACTTCACCGATAGTATTTTTAATATCTACTGATTTAAAAGCAACTTCTGCTTCAACATCATCACTATAATGTGTAAATGTTACAAAATATAAATCTTCAAATTTGCGTTTAATTTCAAAACCGTCAAATTTTTCATTTGTATAAACTTGGCTCAGTTGTGCAGCTCTATCAGGACGGAAGTTGAAGAATATCATTGAATCATGGCTATTAACACCATTATTTTCAACACCTTGTTCTTCGTCTTTAACGATGAAAGGTATAACAAATTCATCAGTTAATCCTTCAGAATAGTTTGCTTCAACGCCTTCTACTGCAGAAGTATAGACAGGACCTACACCGTTAGACATTGCGTCATAAGCTTTTTCTTCACGATCCCAACGATTGTCTCTATCCATTGCGTAATAACGACCTGATATAGAAGCAAATTGACCGATACCTAATTCTTTAAATTTTTCTTCTGTTTTTTCGATATATTGA encodes the following:
- the secG gene encoding preprotein translocase subunit SecG, with amino-acid sequence MHTFLIVLLIIVCIALITVVLLQEGKSTGLSGAISGGAEQLFGKQKQRGIDLVLHRITIILSILFFLLMLAITYFKM
- the aroA gene encoding 3-phosphoshikimate 1-carboxyvinyltransferase, which translates into the protein MTLNLKSAKSPWSSLDGVEQLTLHPINQSFNKEVVIPGSKSVTNRAFILAGFSKGTSKLSGYLKSDDTYWCMETLKKLGAIFEVNGDSIDVTGIDISKLPEKQQVFIGSAGTTARFLPGILGTQEKSEITITSTEQLAVRPHKTLHDALIQLGVEVTYLEEEGQLPVTIKGTPQTGGKVSIAGNQSSQFISGLLMAAPLFNRPTEIALTTDIVQSAYVDITIEMMEQFGIKVDVSEDYKHMRVEQGEYQPVELPLEADLSTACYFMALAALNQSTIKINHLNLNSHQPDLEVVDILEKMGATVEKGEDYVVISGPKQLKGDLTIDMNACSDQALTIGTLAAFADGPITITGIEHIRYHECNRVSALTESLTKLGITVVEHQDGWTITPGQITATTLDTFDDHRVAMSLSLIGTRVDGITLLDPSCVSKTCPTYFEMLKGLGISIEYI
- the eno gene encoding phosphopyruvate hydratase produces the protein MPIITDIYAREVLDSRGNPTVEVEVLTESGAFGRALVPSGASTGEYEAVELRDGDKDRYLGKGVLKAVENVNEIIAPELLEGEFSVLEQVSIDKLMIALDGTPNKAKFGANAILGVSIAVARAAADFLGQPLYKYLGGFNGVQLPVPMMNIVNGGSHSDAPIAFQEFMILPVGAESFKEALRWGAEIFHNLAKILKSRGLVTAVGDEGGFAPKFEGTEDGVETILEAIKAVGLEPGKDVFLGFDCAASEFYEDGVYNYAKFEGENGAKLSSQEQVDFLEKLVDKYPIITIEDGMDENDWDGWKILTDRIGDRVQLVGDDLFVTNTEKLSEGIEKGIGNSILIKVNQIGTLTETFEAIEMAQKAGYTAVVSHRSGETEDTTISDIAVATNAGQIKTGSLSRTDRIAKYNQLLRIEDELFETAKFEGIKAFYNLSK
- the gpmI gene encoding 2,3-bisphosphoglycerate-independent phosphoglycerate mutase; the encoded protein is MAKQPTALIILDGFANREEEHGNAVKLANKPNFDRYFNKYPHNELSACGLDVGLPEGQMGNSEVGHLNIGAGRIVYQSLTRINKSIEDGDFFEIEELKVAMNHVVKNNSTLHLMGLLSDGGVHSHYKHLFALLELAKKQGVEKVYVHGFLDGRDVDQKSALQYIEKTEEKFKELGIGQFASISGRYYAMDRDNRWDREEKAYDAMSNGVGPVYTSAVEGVEANYSEGLTDEFVIPFIVKDEEQGVENNGVNSHDSMIFFNFRPDRAAQLSQVYTNEKFDGFEIKRKFEDLYFVTFTHYSDDVEAEVAFKSVDIKNTIGEVAAKNNLKQLRIAETEKFPHVTYFMSGGSHAEFDGERRVLVDSPKVATYDLKPEMSAYEVKDALIGELDKGDLDLIILNFANPDMVGHSGMLEPTIKAIEAVDECLGEVVDKILSMNGTAIITADHGNSDEVLTDSESPMTTHTTNPVPVIVTKEGVEVRSGGRLADLAPTLIDLLGVEQPEDMTGESLIK